Proteins encoded together in one Coffea arabica cultivar ET-39 chromosome 2c, Coffea Arabica ET-39 HiFi, whole genome shotgun sequence window:
- the LOC140003675 gene encoding probable magnesium transporter NIPA4 isoform X2, with protein sequence MQINVIVGEIANFAAYAFAPAILVTPLGALSIIISAVLAHIILREKLHTFGILGCALCVVGSTTIVLHAPQERAIESVAEVWQLATEPAFLFYAAVVIIAVLILIFHYIPEYGQTHILFYIGVCSLVGSLSVMSVKALGIALKLTLSGMNQLVYPQTWFFTLVVMVCVITQMNYLNKALDTFNTAVVSPIYYVMFTSFTILASVIMFKDWDRQNPTQIVTEMCGFVTILSGTFLLHKTKDMADSSTPTSLRLSKHTDEEDGFGQEGIPLRRQDSLRT encoded by the exons ATGCAGATTAATG TGATTGTAGGAGAGATTGCTAATTTTGCAGCTTATGCATTTGCACCTGCTATTTTAGTGACTCCCCTTGGTGCACTTAGTATTATTATCAG TGCTGTGCTTGCGCACATAATTTTACGAGAGAAGCTACATACTTTTGGAATTCTTGGTTGTGCCTTGTGCGTTGTGGGTTCCACAACAATTGTACTCCATGCTCCTCAGGAACGTGCAATTGAATCTGTTGCAGAAGTATGGCAGCTAGCTACTGAACCAG CCTTTCTCTTCTATGCAGCTGTGGTTATAATAGCTGTCCTGATCCTTATATTTCATTATATCCCTGAATATGGACAGACTCACATACTGTTTTATATCGGAGTGTGTTCGCTAGTTGGATCTTTATCG GTCATGAGTGTCAAAGCACTCGGAATTGCTCTGAAGCTAACGCTATCAGGAATGAATCAACTTGTATATCCACAGACGTGGTTCTTTACTTTGGTGGTGATGGTTTGTGTCATTACCCAAATGAACTATTTGAATAAG GCACTTGACACATTCAACACGGCTGTTGTTTCGCCTATCTATTACGTTATGTTTACATCCTTTACTATATTGGCTAGCGTGATCATGTTCAAG GATTGGGATAGGCAGAATCCAACGCAAATAGTGACAGAGATGTGTGGATTTGTTACAATTCTTTCTGGGACCTTTCTTcttcataaaacaaaagacatgGCGGACA GTTCTACACCTACATCGTTGCGGCTTTCCAAGCACACTGATGAGGAGGATGGTTTTGGCCAAGAAGGCATCCCTCTGAGGCGGCAGGATTCACTCAGAACATAa
- the LOC140003675 gene encoding probable magnesium transporter NIPA4 isoform X1 yields MAAEGVSAAADAASRSWTDSYKGMSSDNIKGLVLALSSSLFIGASFIVKKKGLKKAGASGIRAGVGGYSYLYEPLWWVGMITMIVGEIANFAAYAFAPAILVTPLGALSIIISAVLAHIILREKLHTFGILGCALCVVGSTTIVLHAPQERAIESVAEVWQLATEPAFLFYAAVVIIAVLILIFHYIPEYGQTHILFYIGVCSLVGSLSVMSVKALGIALKLTLSGMNQLVYPQTWFFTLVVMVCVITQMNYLNKALDTFNTAVVSPIYYVMFTSFTILASVIMFKDWDRQNPTQIVTEMCGFVTILSGTFLLHKTKDMADSSTPTSLRLSKHTDEEDGFGQEGIPLRRQDSLRT; encoded by the exons ATGGCAGCAGAAGGGGTGTCTGCTGCTGCTGATGCGGCTTCGCGCAGCTGGACAGACTCGTACAAGGGCATGTCCTCTGATAATATTAAAGGGCTAGTTCTTGCATTGTCTTCCAGTCTCTTTATTGGAGCTAGCTTCATCGTTAAGAAAAAGGGTTTAAAGAAAGCGGGGGCTTCCGGCATCAGGGCGG gAGTTGGAGGATATTCGTACCTATATGAACCACTTTGGTGGGTGGGCATGATAACAA TGATTGTAGGAGAGATTGCTAATTTTGCAGCTTATGCATTTGCACCTGCTATTTTAGTGACTCCCCTTGGTGCACTTAGTATTATTATCAG TGCTGTGCTTGCGCACATAATTTTACGAGAGAAGCTACATACTTTTGGAATTCTTGGTTGTGCCTTGTGCGTTGTGGGTTCCACAACAATTGTACTCCATGCTCCTCAGGAACGTGCAATTGAATCTGTTGCAGAAGTATGGCAGCTAGCTACTGAACCAG CCTTTCTCTTCTATGCAGCTGTGGTTATAATAGCTGTCCTGATCCTTATATTTCATTATATCCCTGAATATGGACAGACTCACATACTGTTTTATATCGGAGTGTGTTCGCTAGTTGGATCTTTATCG GTCATGAGTGTCAAAGCACTCGGAATTGCTCTGAAGCTAACGCTATCAGGAATGAATCAACTTGTATATCCACAGACGTGGTTCTTTACTTTGGTGGTGATGGTTTGTGTCATTACCCAAATGAACTATTTGAATAAG GCACTTGACACATTCAACACGGCTGTTGTTTCGCCTATCTATTACGTTATGTTTACATCCTTTACTATATTGGCTAGCGTGATCATGTTCAAG GATTGGGATAGGCAGAATCCAACGCAAATAGTGACAGAGATGTGTGGATTTGTTACAATTCTTTCTGGGACCTTTCTTcttcataaaacaaaagacatgGCGGACA GTTCTACACCTACATCGTTGCGGCTTTCCAAGCACACTGATGAGGAGGATGGTTTTGGCCAAGAAGGCATCCCTCTGAGGCGGCAGGATTCACTCAGAACATAa